Genomic window (Nitrospirales bacterium LBB_01):
CCTTGCCTTAAAGTTAACGTTTAATTTTAAAAACAGATAGGCTATCCAAGGCATGACAAGAAAAACGAAAGGCTCTTTTGTTAATGCTGCAAGGGACAGAAAGATTCCTGATACTATTAGCAGCGCAGTTTGTTTATAACCTATAGAGTCAATTGAATAAAGTGAAGCCAAAATCCCAATAAGTAAAAACGCAGAGCCATACTCTTCGGTATAATTACCGGATGAAAACAGAAATGGGGTGTAAAAATGCCGTAAAAATACGAAAGTAAAAATCAGTGCAATAGAAAAGTTGCCACGGAATAATTTTAATAAGACTGCAAGAAATGTAATCGTCATAACTACGGCAAATATTCTTTCCATAGCAAATATGCTGTTAACAGAGGGTCCTGCAAGTTTAAAAGCAAGGAGATTTAGAAAAAATATCGGCGGCAGTTTATGATCGTAAGCTGCCTTGTACAGCGCCTTACCTTTAAACATATGAAAGGCAATGTTTTCAAAGATTGCAGAGTCGTTAACAAAAGCAATAGTCGTATAAAAATTAATGGCTCTATACGAAACCCATACCAAAGCCAACATCAGCAACGCTTTGACTGCGGCATAAAACACACCCTCGGATTTCACTACCTATTCGTAACTTAAGAGTTCCTGCATCGTGATTTTAACAGATGAGGCAAGAGCCTCAAGGCTGTAACCGCCTTCAAGGGTAAATATGACGGGGATGTCCTTCTTAGCGCTTAGAATTCCTCTTACAATGTCTCTAATACCGTCATCGGTTACGGCAAAACCAGCCAGAGGGTCTTTTTTGTGTATGTCAAACCCGGAGGAAACAAGCATTATATCAGGTGAAAACGATTTAACCAGTTTGTGAAGCGTAACGTTATAGGTCTCGTGCATTTCCTTATCCCCAGCGCCATAACTTAAAGGTACGTTATAGGTAAATCCTTTTCCCTTGCCCGAGCCGGTCTCTGATGCGGCTCCTGTGCCTGGATAATGCGGATACTGATGAGAGCTAAAGTAAAACACCGTGTCATCGTTATAGAAACTGTGCTGTGTGCCGTTACCGTGGTGAACGTCAAAGTCAACAATGAACACTTTTTTGTAGCCCTGTTTTTGGGCAAAGCGTGCTCCTACAGCTACATTATTAAAAATACAAAATCCCATAGCTCTGCTGTCCTCGGCATGATGGCCGGGAGGTCTGACGGCACAAAAGGCACGTTCAATGTCGCCTGACACAGTGTTTCTTATTGCGGTAATGATAGCGCCTGCCGCATACAGAGCTGCTTCAAGAGTGTATTCAGACATGAAAGTATCAGGGTCAAGGTACCCTCTGGTCATCTGCTGGAGGCGGGATACATAAGAGTCCGTGTGTATTGCCTCTATATCGCTTATTGAGGATTTCTCAGGGCTTAGGTGAACTAATGAGTTCCATATATCTGAGCTCTTTAGCGCATCCACTATT
Coding sequences:
- a CDS encoding histone deacetylase, encoding MKKTAFIYDDIFLKHEMPEFHPESSERLVSIVDALKSSDIWNSLVHLSPEKSSISDIEAIHTDSYVSRLQQMTRGYLDPDTFMSEYTLEAALYAAGAIITAIRNTVSGDIERAFCAVRPPGHHAEDSRAMGFCIFNNVAVGARFAQKQGYKKVFIVDFDVHHGNGTQHSFYNDDTVFYFSSHQYPHYPGTGAASETGSGKGKGFTYNVPLSYGAGDKEMHETYNVTLHKLVKSFSPDIMLVSSGFDIHKKDPLAGFAVTDDGIRDIVRGILSAKKDIPVIFTLEGGYSLEALASSVKITMQELLSYE